From Myxococcota bacterium, a single genomic window includes:
- a CDS encoding efflux RND transporter periplasmic adaptor subunit, producing the protein MGRPSISAATLVVSCALAPLACKPQQPGAAAAIPVQVAEVVQRDVPIKGEWIGTTQGTVDAEIRAQVTGYLIAQNYQEGRIVKKGDLLFTIDPRPLRAALEQARGDLGRASAQLEKTRQDVARFTPLAKEGAVSQRELDDAIQANRAAEAQVQAQKALVDKARLDVEFAEIRSPINGVVGTAKRQLGELVGPGDPQPLTTVSQVDPIRVSFPLAERDYLRFADRVNQVGAGADPRNDQSASLELFLVDGRQYPEPGRVIVVNREIDQRTGTIEVKGEFPNPNYTLRPGQYARVRAIVDVRHQALLVPERAVSDLQGMEQVAVVGSDNKIELRTVEAGPSSGGLRVIEKGLAPGDRVVVEGLQKVRAGVTVDPKPVGG; encoded by the coding sequence ATGGGCAGGCCGTCGATTTCCGCCGCAACGCTCGTGGTGTCTTGCGCGCTCGCGCCGCTGGCGTGCAAGCCGCAGCAGCCCGGCGCCGCGGCCGCCATTCCCGTGCAGGTTGCCGAGGTGGTCCAGCGCGACGTGCCGATCAAAGGCGAGTGGATCGGGACCACCCAGGGGACGGTCGACGCCGAGATCCGCGCGCAGGTCACGGGCTACCTGATCGCGCAGAATTACCAGGAAGGCCGCATCGTCAAGAAGGGCGACCTGTTGTTCACGATCGATCCGCGGCCGCTGCGCGCGGCGCTCGAGCAGGCGCGCGGCGACCTGGGCCGCGCCTCGGCCCAGCTCGAGAAGACGCGACAAGACGTGGCGCGGTTCACTCCGCTGGCCAAGGAAGGCGCAGTGAGTCAGCGCGAGCTCGACGACGCGATCCAGGCCAACCGCGCAGCGGAGGCCCAGGTTCAGGCCCAGAAGGCCTTGGTCGACAAGGCCCGGCTCGACGTCGAGTTCGCCGAGATCCGCTCGCCGATCAACGGCGTCGTGGGCACCGCCAAGCGCCAGCTCGGCGAGCTCGTGGGCCCCGGCGACCCGCAGCCACTCACGACCGTGTCGCAGGTCGACCCGATCCGGGTCTCGTTCCCGCTCGCCGAGCGCGACTATCTGCGCTTCGCCGACCGGGTGAATCAGGTCGGCGCCGGCGCGGACCCGCGCAACGACCAGAGCGCGAGTCTCGAGCTGTTCCTGGTCGACGGGCGCCAATACCCCGAGCCGGGCCGGGTGATCGTGGTGAACCGCGAGATCGACCAGCGCACCGGCACGATCGAGGTCAAGGGCGAGTTCCCCAACCCGAACTACACGCTGCGCCCCGGTCAGTACGCGCGCGTGCGCGCGATCGTCGACGTGCGCCACCAGGCGCTGCTCGTTCCAGAGCGCGCGGTCAGTGACCTGCAGGGCATGGAGCAGGTGGCGGTGGTGGGGTCCGACAACAAGATCGAGCTGCGCACGGTCGAGGCCGGACCCAGCAGCGGCGGCCTGCGCGTGATCGAGAAGGGCCTCGCGCCCGGCGATCGGGTCGTGGTCGAGGGCCTGCAGAAAGTCCGCGCCGGAGTCACGGTAGATCCCAAGCCAGTCGGGGGGTGA